The genomic DNA tgaattttatgtAATTGCTCTAAGGAAATTGACTTACCAGTACACTTGATTACATTTGTCTAGTAAAATACCACCATCCTTAATTTCAAGCTAAATTTACACTCTGTTGTCTTATATTAAGTTAATATTTGTCTGAACCAAAACATGACTTTTATGACACCCGAAATCTAGATGTGTCCTCAGCTGTGACCCTAGCAAAGTTTGTTTGGGTAAAATGCTGAAGTACATACAGACACTTTATAAGCATCAAGCAGTGCTATTGATTCCTCTGCAGGTGGGTCAAGCAATTCAGTTTTAGCAAAACAGTGCTGATTACCTGCTCTAAAAGGTGACTGTAAAATGGCACAATGCTATTCTTTGTATGTTTCAATCACTTTGTATCAAATTTACTCAGCTGATAATTAAAAAGGTGATTTTTATCTATCTGCCAACTCTGCAAACACGACCTGGGATCTTTCTGGCTCTTGCATAATCTCCAATAATAGAGATTCTGTAACTAGAACTCGGTTAATAATTCTGCTGAAGATGCACAAACTTGCAGAGACTCCAGATCTGTCTCCCACAGCTGAGTTGGCCCCGCAGAGCCAAACAGGAGTAAGAAATAATGAAAACTTCATGCAGCAAACTGAGTAGGTAGACAAAAAGCAGATCTGGGCAGTAAGAAGGCTCATTTTCACGGTTGTTTTTGACTCAACACTCGCGGCCTTTAACGTTATCGTTTTATAGTTTTGTGGCTATTTTTGTTGTCATTCCTAATTGACTTGATTTAGAAAGGTCATCCTAACCTCACATGTGTCAAATAACAAGGCATCAGAAATTAGGATTGGGAGTAGGTGGCGATTGGAATTCAGGTCTTTGCTGAATAGCAAAACTCTTGGTTACCTAAGTATTCTGCTCACTAGTGCTAATAAAGAACGTGCTGCTCCTTTGCACAGGGAAAGGGCATCCCCAAAAGGTGGGATAGAAACCTCACAAAAACAGGTATTGATAATATGGAATTCACACTACAGAAGCTCAAGATCATAGCATCCATCATGCCTTTTGGACTTCCAGCTTTTTCTACAGCTTTTGCAGAGCACACGGTCAGTTCTGGGGCCAAGTTCAATGCTCACTAACGGTATTTCAGCACTATTTTGTAATCTCAAACCAACCCACAAGTTAGAGTTTCTTATCAGAGTGTTTTAAATTGTGCATGAGTGTTGCTCAGGATAGGACTGGACATCCAGACTCTGTTATATAGCTAGCTTATTTTTCCAAAGGTGTGGAGATTTACTTATTTTTGATGAACTTGcagaagttaaatgctacttcTTCAGCTGAACTTTAAATTACGATCCTTCCTCATCCATATCTGaagcaattaattaaaaaagaaaagtaaaagcaGGTTTTGCATAAGTACTAAGAAAATTATTCACCTGATCCCCATGTTTCTGTACATGACATCAGCACAGAAAATCTGATAAGAAAGCTGGTAGACTGCCAGTTCACATTGCTTATAACTGACAGTAATTACTTACTTGGATCTTCTAATAGGATGATAAGTCAGTTTTTAAGATCTACTTTAATTAGTGTTTTTATAAATATCTCTGTGTTACTGTAAATCTTGGTAAAGTCTGGCACAAAATCTCTGTGTAGTAGGTTCTATGGGtcaggcaccgactctgtgggtcatccagggctggagcacccttgGGAATaaatggtgggtgctaagcacccactggcagctcctctgTCAGCTCCCCCGCCCCACTTCGCCAGCGCCTCCTGCCGATGAGCCCCAAAGGTCAGTGCCTCCGCCTCCTTCCCACCACAATCAACTGTtccatggcgtgcaggaggctgggagggggcagaactgagcAGGAAAAAGTGAGGCGGGGAGggatgggaccttgggggaaggggggagtgaGGGCGGAGTACCACCGGCACTTTGAAAAGCCAGCACCTCTGGGTGGTCATATACTTCCAAGTGACTGTGCAATCtggaaaatactattttattCTTGTATGCAAAATCTAGATTTTCCCTTGAAAAGAATGGATATTATAATCCATGTAGAAGGCTTTGAAATTCAAATAAGTTGACTTAAGTGTTGTTGATGAGAGAAGTGCTGTAGGTAATAGATTGGAGAGGGGTTAGAGGAGAAATGGGCTGCTTCAGATTGGCTATTCCCCTTCTCATCTGGATCAGTTTTGGCAAATTATTCACGATGCCAGCTACCATAGACCATTTTACTGCCTTCGGCAGGTGAGCGCAGGCATGGAGCATCCGGTGTGCATATTGCAGACTGCACCAGGTCAGAGACAAGATTGTGCCTTAAGACCTGTCCAGCTCTAGCCTTCAGCAGAATATTATCTTGATCTAGAATTACTATAACTTGTGAAGAAAAGACAACACACAGTaagatttaaaacaataaacaataaAATGCTGTGGTGAcatctctttcctctccttgatCTCCTGCACCCAGGAAAATGGCCACGTGTTGTGGAGGCCTTGCACTTCCCCAAAGAACACCTAAATGCCATTAAATAGAGTTGTCTGAACCTTTAAAGCTACAACAGTGCGGCATTCATGGGTGCCATGGGAGAGGGAATCTAAGAGATAAGTGTGTACACTTCAGTTGCTCTCTTGGTGAACCATCTTCCCTTGCAACTCTAGCTGAAGACTAAACAGACCCTGTTAAAACCATGCCAGAGGGGAAAAGTGACACAAGACACTAACAAAGTCGGTTTAGATTTTGTGAACTACTGCAAGGACGGCCAAAGTGCAACACTCTGACTGTAGCCCTACCCCTCTGCTCAGCACTGCATCGGACATTTCCACGTGCAAGGCCCCCTCTGGACTTAGTGCACAGTGTAGTCCCCTGCTTTCATGGGCTCCTCTTCTTGCTAGAGATTGATagggcagaggcaggagaggAGCCTGTATGAAGAAATAGTGGTGATTTGGACCATAATGGAAGCACATGAATTACACTCGGTGGGCAAGCAAACAATAAGCAGCCAGACACAGCCCAAGTCACCCAACTGCGGCCCGGGATCTCAATATTATGACTGTGTATGGCTCACATATCTAATTCTCCCTTCTACACAATCATTTggacaaaaagcaaaacaatcaAACTCATTATCGCCAGCTTCcaaacattttcaattaaatattGAAATGATTTATCTTGTGAAGCAATTAAAGTACCATAACAATTACAATCAGAATGTAAAGTGTATGTGTTCTGTCTGGTGCAAAGCTTAGTAActcttctctcttctcttcctcagGTTCAATGGCAAATGTAAACATTTGTCAACACTTGAAAAATATTCCTTTGGACAACATGGATTTGCTGGAATCTAGAGTTCAGATCACTTGCAAAGAACAgcgctttattttttaaagcattaattACCTGGATTGGTTGCAGCGATGGCTAGCAAAAGAAAATCCACAACTCCTTGCATGATACCAGTAAAAACAATGGTGCTGCAGGAGATGGAATCAGATGCTGTGGAAAATGATCATGAAGGAACTCAACAGCACATGCCTCCTGAACCACCGGCAGCTGGTGATGCTGTTATTAACAATAGCAGCAATAATGCAACATTGTCTAATGGGCATCGCAGTATTATGGACGGTGATACTTACTTGTGTAAGTATTGCGATTTTGGATCGCAAGATGTTAATCATTTCTTTGGACACATGGATTCTGAGCACTTAGACTTCAGCAAAGACCCCTCGTTTGTATGTGTTGAGTGCAGTTTTCTGGCACAAAGCCACAAAGGGCTTTTGCATCACAATGCGGAGTGCCACGGTGGTGAAACTAGCTTCCTCTGGAATGTGGCTAAGCAGGATAATCACACGACAGTGGAGCAAAGTATCTCTGATGCCACCAGCAACCAAGACCTTTCAGGAGAATTCTGTGAGGAGGGGGTAGATGGTCAAGCTGAAATCATCATCACCAAAACTCCCATTATGAAGATAATGAAAGGTAAGCCTGAGGCCAAAAAAATTCACATGCTAAAGGAGAATGTATCAAATCAGCCAGGCGATGATTTGGCGATGAAAGATGGTGACCATTCATTCACCAATGGGTCTTTGCCAGCCAGCCGGTCAACAGCCAGCTCAGCAAAATCATCTCACATAGTCAATGGCTCCATATTGGGAAACGTGCCTGTTTTGCAGGCAGGCGTTGCGCAACTTGTGtcattgcagcagcagcagccgcagctGCACCAGGACCTACCCACGTCCAAATCCCTTCCTAAAGTGATGATTCCTCTGAGCAGCATTCCCACGTACAATGCAGCCATGGACTCCAACAGCTTCCTGAAAAACTCCTTCCATAAGTTTCCCTACCCTACAAAAGCTGAGCTTTGCTATTTGACTGTCGTGACCAAGTACCCAGAAGAGCAGCTTAAGATCTGGTTTACTGCCCAGAGGTTGAAACAAGGCATTAGCTGGTCCCCAGAGGAGATAGAAGATGCACGGAAAAAAATGTTCAACACAGTTATTCAGTCTGTACCGCAGCCCACTATCACagttttaaatacacctctagtTGCAAATGCCAGCAATGTCCAGCATCTCATTCAGGCAACTCTACCTGGTCACATGGTCGGGCAACCAGAAGGAACGGGAGGGTTACTCGTTACACAACCAATAATGACAAATGGATTAAAAGGAAGCAGCTCATCTCTCACGTTAGCAGTGACATCTATTCCCAAGCTCCAACCCATTACGCAACACAACAATGCGTGTTCGAGCAGCGCATCAGCTGTGAAGGTGGTCAACACAGCTCAGTCTCTGCTGACTGCATGCCCAAGCATATCTTCACAAGCTTTCATGGATCCCAGCATCTACAAAAATAAGAAGTCCCATGAGCAGCTGTCTGCACTGAAAGGCAGCTTCTGCAGGAATCAGTTTCCTGGCCACGCTGAAGTTGAGCGTCTGACCAAAATTACAGGCCTTACAACTAGGGAGGTTCGAAAGTGGTTCAGTGATAGGAGATATCATTTCAGGAATATGAAAGGCAGTAGAGCCATGTTTGCTGGAGATAATACAATAATTATTGACTCCATGCCTGACATTACCTTCACTGTGTCACCAAAAGAGATTGACTTAACCTCTACGACAGCAGCGATGCCTGTGGCTCATCACCAAACAAGACGACAGTCCTGGCATCAAACGCCCGACTTCACCCCAACGAAATACAAAGAGAGAGCACCAGACCAGCTCAAGGCTTTGGAAGGCAGTTTTGCACAAAACCCTTTTCCTCCCGAGGAAGAAGTGGACCGTTTGAGGAGTGAAACAAAAATGACCAGGAGAGAAATTGATAGCTGGTTttcagagaggaggaaaaaaaaggtgatggaggaaaataaaaaagcagaagaaatggtccagcaagaggaagaggatgcTGACAATAATTGTGGAGAAGAGGAAGACTCCTCAGATGAACTGAGGGTCTCAAGTGAAAATGGTTCATTAGACACCCCAAGCAGCAATCAAACTTCTCTGGAGCGGAAAGTTAGTCCTATTAAAATCAATCTGAAGAAGCTTAGAGTGACTGAGTCAAATGGCAAAAATGAGTTGCCAGAGGTATGTGCAAATGATCAAGGGGACAACTGTTCTAGCAGGCCACCTACCCCTGCAAAAACCaaactgaactttaaaaaaacagcCCAACAGCGGCATTTGCTTAAACAAATGTTCGTAAAGACACAGCGACCAACAAATCAAGAATACGACGCCATAGTTGCTCAGACAGGTCTGCCCCGGGCTGAGATAATTCGCTGGTTTGGGGATAGCCGGTACGGTTTAAAAAATGGCCAGCTGAAATGGTATGAGAACTACAAGCGGGGTATCTTCCCTCCAGGTTTAGCGGTGATCAGCCCAGCTAGCAAAGAGATCCTAGAGGACTATTACAAAAAGCACAAGCTGCTGTATGAAGATGACCTTCAGAGCTTGTGTGAGAGAACTCAACTGAATTCACAGCAGGTTAGGGTGTGGTTTGCTGTAAAGGCGGACGAAGAAACCCGGGCCGTGTCTGACACGGGAAGCGAAGATCGATACTCGGGCACGGGCGAACAAGCAGGAAGCCAAAAAGGGACATGCGATGCCAGTTCGGAGGTATCTGAGAATAGCGAATCTTGGGAGCCCAGTGGCCAGGAAGGCCATTCGGAACCCTTTGATACATTTAGCCAGCAACCTGCAGTTCAGCTTGGTAAGAAACTGATTTGATGTTTTGGCTGCTTTGGGTAGCTTACCTGTTGTAAATAGGCTCATTCCAGCATCAAGAAGCAAAGTCAGAATGACACTGAACATTGACTGACTAGCAGTTGACACTTGTGGAGTTTAATGCCCAAGATTTATTGTTACAGATCTACTTGGTGGCAGAGCTGATCTGGAGGGGTTGAAAAAAGCCAGGGGATGGTTATGGTTAAACTGATTCAGAAAAGAAAGTTGGGGATGGTGGGGCAAAGGGTGCAACCCTTGGTACCCCTCTAGTCATGCTTGTGTTTTATGTAGCTCCCAGAGTTCAGACAGCAGCGCTGCTGGGACATAGAACCCTATCGCAGAAGTTAAGCAGGGATAAAACCAAGCCGAgaatctagtccagcctcctgtcaGGAGAGGATTGCTTTACATAGGGCAACTGACTGGGAGGCAGGCGGCCTGGCTTCTGTTTGTTTCccagctgtgtgaccttgggcccatcccatcccacctacacacacacacacactttgtacaGTGCCTTCAGATCTATGCATGGAAAACACTGTAAGCACAAAGTACATAGAGCACTGCGAGACGTGCCCGTGTGAAAGTTGGACACTGCCCTGAGGGAAGAGCACTG from Malaclemys terrapin pileata isolate rMalTer1 chromosome 12, rMalTer1.hap1, whole genome shotgun sequence includes the following:
- the ZHX3 gene encoding zinc fingers and homeoboxes protein 3; amino-acid sequence: MASKRKSTTPCMIPVKTMVLQEMESDAVENDHEGTQQHMPPEPPAAGDAVINNSSNNATLSNGHRSIMDGDTYLCKYCDFGSQDVNHFFGHMDSEHLDFSKDPSFVCVECSFLAQSHKGLLHHNAECHGGETSFLWNVAKQDNHTTVEQSISDATSNQDLSGEFCEEGVDGQAEIIITKTPIMKIMKGKPEAKKIHMLKENVSNQPGDDLAMKDGDHSFTNGSLPASRSTASSAKSSHIVNGSILGNVPVLQAGVAQLVSLQQQQPQLHQDLPTSKSLPKVMIPLSSIPTYNAAMDSNSFLKNSFHKFPYPTKAELCYLTVVTKYPEEQLKIWFTAQRLKQGISWSPEEIEDARKKMFNTVIQSVPQPTITVLNTPLVANASNVQHLIQATLPGHMVGQPEGTGGLLVTQPIMTNGLKGSSSSLTLAVTSIPKLQPITQHNNACSSSASAVKVVNTAQSLLTACPSISSQAFMDPSIYKNKKSHEQLSALKGSFCRNQFPGHAEVERLTKITGLTTREVRKWFSDRRYHFRNMKGSRAMFAGDNTIIIDSMPDITFTVSPKEIDLTSTTAAMPVAHHQTRRQSWHQTPDFTPTKYKERAPDQLKALEGSFAQNPFPPEEEVDRLRSETKMTRREIDSWFSERRKKKVMEENKKAEEMVQQEEEDADNNCGEEEDSSDELRVSSENGSLDTPSSNQTSLERKVSPIKINLKKLRVTESNGKNELPEVCANDQGDNCSSRPPTPAKTKLNFKKTAQQRHLLKQMFVKTQRPTNQEYDAIVAQTGLPRAEIIRWFGDSRYGLKNGQLKWYENYKRGIFPPGLAVISPASKEILEDYYKKHKLLYEDDLQSLCERTQLNSQQVRVWFAVKADEETRAVSDTGSEDRYSGTGEQAGSQKGTCDASSEVSENSESWEPSGQEGHSEPFDTFSQQPAVQLETD